The following coding sequences lie in one Deltaproteobacteria bacterium genomic window:
- a CDS encoding protein kinase: protein MIAPASSSASALVGSVLGGRYDVVRLLGRGGMGEVYEGTHRLLQKRVAIKVLSPQLAVDETQRLRFLREARAANLIAHENVVTILDFGDGDPTYFVMEFLEGDDLHRLVSREGGLRWPRAQGLLLQMARALGAAHARGIVHRDVKPSNIFVLPRVGLPELVKVLDFGIAKLAGTGGETMGLTRTHELMGTVAYMAPEQALGERVDARTDVYSLGIVIYEMLSGKLPFNGTNSYKVLDQHVRTPPPRPTFVDPAIPPAVEALILRALAKQPADRFASMEELAHAIAGIGSTGGTAHAGAPRGTSAATAGDPGTVMLSWTPPSSREPIPPTEFLAMPVTPASAGPTEFLGREPPAPSSTPAVVTPTRAGTHTTLGAAPAMTRVEIPGRRRLAPWLFSAAIVSIGLGVAVGTQMIDDAPTTDAPVHAIAAASPTPAPAPEPTARWDAGTKVPTEQPTATTTTTGPPTGDTPAIPVATPPPATDPATTSNAGPAAEIATPSSSNRPRARTAQDDTTSATATFERTIAALRKAARRKCGSELGTTGVTVTFHVKADGATTLVNVSDATPLDGESGCVAALVRATKFHDGRDVGRHSIVLEPSSRSRQP, encoded by the coding sequence ATGATCGCGCCCGCGAGTTCATCGGCGTCCGCGCTCGTGGGCAGTGTGCTCGGCGGCCGCTACGACGTGGTGCGCCTGCTCGGTCGCGGGGGCATGGGCGAGGTCTACGAGGGCACCCATCGCCTGCTGCAGAAGCGGGTCGCGATCAAGGTGCTCTCGCCGCAGCTCGCGGTCGACGAGACCCAGCGTCTGCGATTCCTCCGAGAGGCGCGCGCGGCCAACCTCATCGCCCACGAGAACGTCGTCACGATCCTCGACTTCGGTGACGGCGATCCGACCTACTTCGTGATGGAGTTCCTCGAGGGCGACGACCTCCACCGCCTGGTCTCGCGCGAAGGCGGCCTGCGATGGCCGCGAGCACAGGGGCTGTTGCTGCAGATGGCGCGCGCGCTCGGAGCCGCCCACGCCCGCGGCATCGTGCACCGCGACGTGAAGCCCTCGAACATCTTCGTCCTGCCGCGGGTGGGCCTCCCCGAGCTGGTGAAGGTGCTCGACTTCGGCATCGCCAAGCTCGCAGGCACCGGCGGCGAGACGATGGGCCTCACGCGCACCCACGAGTTGATGGGCACGGTCGCGTACATGGCCCCCGAGCAGGCGCTCGGCGAACGCGTCGATGCACGCACCGACGTCTACTCGCTCGGCATCGTGATCTACGAGATGTTGAGCGGCAAGCTGCCGTTCAACGGCACCAACAGCTACAAGGTGCTCGACCAACACGTGCGGACTCCGCCGCCGCGGCCGACCTTCGTCGACCCTGCGATTCCACCCGCGGTCGAGGCGTTGATCCTGCGCGCGCTCGCGAAGCAACCCGCCGATCGGTTTGCATCGATGGAGGAGCTCGCCCACGCAATCGCGGGCATCGGCAGCACGGGTGGCACCGCGCACGCAGGTGCACCGCGGGGCACCTCCGCCGCCACGGCGGGGGATCCGGGCACGGTGATGTTGTCGTGGACGCCCCCGAGCAGCCGCGAGCCCATCCCGCCGACGGAGTTCCTCGCAATGCCGGTGACACCCGCCTCGGCCGGGCCCACCGAGTTCCTCGGACGCGAGCCGCCAGCGCCGTCGTCCACACCCGCGGTGGTGACACCCACGCGCGCGGGCACGCACACGACGCTGGGCGCCGCACCGGCGATGACGCGGGTCGAGATCCCCGGACGACGGCGGCTGGCGCCGTGGCTGTTCAGCGCGGCGATCGTCTCGATCGGTCTCGGCGTCGCGGTCGGCACCCAGATGATCGACGATGCGCCCACCACCGACGCGCCCGTGCACGCCATCGCGGCCGCCAGCCCGACACCCGCGCCCGCGCCGGAGCCCACTGCGCGGTGGGACGCGGGGACGAAGGTGCCCACGGAGCAACCGACGGCGACGACGACGACGACGGGTCCACCGACTGGCGACACCCCCGCGATCCCAGTCGCCACACCACCGCCGGCGACCGACCCGGCGACGACGTCGAACGCTGGCCCCGCCGCAGAGATCGCGACCCCGAGTTCGTCGAACCGGCCGCGCGCTCGAACCGCGCAGGACGACACGACCTCCGCCACCGCGACGTTCGAGCGCACGATCGCCGCGCTGCGCAAGGCCGCGCGACGCAAGTGTGGGTCGGAGCTCGGCACCACCGGCGTGACGGTGACGTTCCATGTGAAGGCCGACGGCGCAACCACGCTCGTCAATGTCAGCGACGCGACGCCGCTGGACGGCGAGTCCGGCTGCGTCGCCGCGCTCGTGCGCGCAACCAAGTTTCACGACGGCCGCGACGTCGGCCGTCACAGCATCGTGCTCGAGCCCTCGAGCCGGAGTCGGCAGCCATGA